Proteins from one Ardenticatena maritima genomic window:
- a CDS encoding tetratricopeptide repeat protein, which yields MEQLPLSEYVQKVDEFLEQEAYDEAIVWAQHVLQLFPRYLPAYRLLAQAALEKGMHDDAIDLFRRVLSADPEDFIAYAGLGLIYAERNLLHEAIWHMMRAFELQPNNVYVREQLRNLYEQHTGRRPGRLKMNHAALGRVHLRNQRYELAIQELRIDLEDDPDRVDLRVALAEAYWHAGYRKEAVQQAEQVLNELPNALKANLIVGQFWEEESQSNRAAQYLERARMLDPEGRMAHRLFGANSVIPLQTIVVPLPGAEEEEKEAASEETTDWFATVGLFDETLEEDIFGGATETVAPSEDWRIALRRETDAVLAAWEAEQTAPWDETLESAEEPQDLSFLDEFEASEQTEEEAEVISLDDLGIEYPEEPGDEVVGFEIVDEPPATDEQDLQEAMRDAVARAFEALEPVELPDLSTLPEWLIALRAETEGVVEAWEAALRLAEAEAEAPTPEPIAPEAPAADWRADLRETTEALLAEVPAPAEPTADVEAPPAEALTPTPEPVAPEAPAADWRADLRETTEALLAEALASAEPTADVEAPPAEAPTLEPVAPEAPAADWRAELRETTEALLAEAPASAEPTADVEAPPAEAPTLEPVAPEAPVADWRAELRETTEALLAEAPAPVEPTADVEAPPAEAPTPTPEPVVPEAPAADWRADLREATEALLAEAPAPAEPTADVEAPPAEALTPTPEPVAPEAPAEEAETPAVVEEEPGLEDVPPIEEEPAEERGHTDWLGDLREPPSAPIEGEEESATPAVEAAEAESMTWAIEGTFSPELMEALHLAQQGKEREALRLFQRIYQEGGQDEALAEALLLWVNTGKTGAQPHQLLGDVYRRLGRLREAADQYREAIRKI from the coding sequence ATGGAGCAACTGCCCCTTTCGGAGTATGTGCAAAAAGTAGATGAGTTTCTGGAACAAGAAGCCTACGATGAGGCGATTGTTTGGGCGCAACATGTTTTGCAGTTGTTCCCGCGCTATCTCCCTGCGTATCGTCTGTTGGCGCAAGCGGCGTTGGAAAAAGGCATGCATGATGACGCCATTGACCTCTTTCGCCGCGTACTCAGCGCCGACCCCGAGGATTTTATCGCCTACGCCGGGCTGGGGCTTATCTACGCAGAGCGCAATCTGCTCCACGAAGCCATCTGGCACATGATGCGCGCGTTTGAATTGCAGCCGAACAATGTCTATGTGCGCGAACAACTGCGCAATTTGTACGAACAGCATACCGGACGGCGTCCGGGGCGTTTGAAGATGAACCATGCGGCGCTCGGACGCGTCCATTTGCGCAATCAGCGCTATGAACTCGCCATCCAGGAACTCCGCATTGACCTTGAAGACGACCCCGACCGCGTGGATTTGCGCGTTGCGCTTGCTGAAGCGTACTGGCATGCGGGCTATCGCAAAGAGGCCGTCCAGCAAGCGGAACAAGTGTTGAACGAACTGCCCAACGCTCTCAAAGCCAATTTGATTGTGGGGCAGTTTTGGGAAGAAGAGAGCCAGTCGAACCGCGCCGCTCAGTATCTGGAACGCGCGCGTATGCTCGACCCGGAAGGACGCATGGCGCACAGGTTGTTTGGCGCCAACAGCGTGATTCCCTTGCAAACAATTGTTGTGCCGCTCCCAGGCGCTGAGGAAGAAGAGAAGGAAGCCGCTTCCGAAGAGACCACCGACTGGTTTGCGACGGTCGGCTTGTTTGATGAAACGCTGGAAGAAGACATCTTTGGCGGTGCGACAGAAACAGTGGCGCCGTCGGAAGATTGGCGTATTGCGTTGCGCCGCGAGACCGATGCCGTGCTTGCCGCCTGGGAAGCCGAACAAACCGCCCCCTGGGACGAGACGCTGGAAAGCGCCGAAGAGCCGCAAGACCTTTCTTTTTTGGACGAATTTGAAGCGAGTGAGCAGACCGAAGAAGAAGCGGAGGTCATCTCGCTGGACGACTTGGGAATTGAGTACCCCGAAGAACCCGGCGATGAGGTTGTCGGTTTTGAGATTGTTGATGAACCGCCGGCAACCGATGAGCAGGACTTGCAAGAGGCCATGCGAGATGCTGTCGCGCGTGCATTTGAAGCCCTGGAACCGGTTGAACTGCCCGATCTTTCCACCCTGCCGGAATGGTTGATTGCGTTGCGGGCGGAAACAGAGGGAGTGGTTGAAGCGTGGGAAGCAGCGTTGCGGTTGGCTGAGGCTGAGGCCGAAGCCCCCACACCCGAACCAATTGCGCCGGAAGCGCCCGCTGCGGATTGGCGTGCGGACCTGCGCGAGACGACTGAGGCGCTGTTGGCGGAAGTCCCCGCGCCGGCGGAACCGACCGCCGACGTTGAAGCGCCGCCTGCGGAAGCCCTCACGCCCACGCCCGAACCGGTTGCGCCGGAAGCGCCCGCTGCGGATTGGCGTGCGGACCTGCGCGAGACGACCGAGGCGCTGTTGGCGGAAGCCCTCGCGTCGGCGGAACCGACCGCCGACGTCGAAGCGCCGCCTGCGGAAGCCCCCACGCTCGAACCGGTTGCACCGGAAGCACCCGCCGCGGATTGGCGCGCGGAGTTGCGCGAGACGACCGAGGCGCTGTTGGCGGAAGCCCCCGCGTCGGCGGAACCGACCGCCGACGTTGAAGCGCCGCCTGCGGAAGCCCCCACGCTCGAACCGGTTGCGCCGGAAGCACCCGTCGCGGATTGGCGCGCGGAGTTGCGCGAGACGACCGAGGCGCTGTTGGCGGAAGCCCCCGCGCCAGTGGAACCGACCGCCGACGTTGAAGCGCCGCCTGCGGAAGCCCCCACGCCCACGCCCGAACCGGTTGTGCCGGAAGCGCCCGCCGCGGATTGGCGTGCGGACCTGCGCGAGGCGACCGAGGCGCTGTTGGCGGAAGCCCCCGCGCCGGCGGAACCGACCGCCGACGTTGAAGCGCCGCCTGCCGAAGCCCTCACGCCCACGCCCGAACCGGTTGCGCCGGAAGCGCCCGCCGAAGAAGCGGAGACGCCCGCGGTTGTTGAGGAAGAACCCGGTTTGGAAGACGTGCCGCCCATTGAGGAGGAGCCGGCGGAAGAGCGGGGACACACCGACTGGCTTGGCGATTTGCGCGAGCCGCCATCTGCGCCGATTGAGGGCGAAGAGGAAAGTGCAACACCCGCCGTGGAAGCCGCAGAAGCCGAAAGCATGACGTGGGCGATTGAAGGCACGTTTAGCCCTGAACTCATGGAAGCGCTCCATCTCGCGCAACAGGGCAAGGAACGTGAAGCGTTGCGCTTGTTCCAGCGTATTTACCAGGAAGGTGGGCAGGACGAAGCATTGGCGGAAGCCTTGTTGCTTTGGGTCAACACAGGGAAGACGGGGGCGCAACCGCACCAGTTGTTGGGCGATGTCTATCGACGTTTGGGGCGTTTGCGTGAAGCCGCCGACCAATACCGCGAGGCGATTCGCAAAATCTAG
- a CDS encoding class II fructose-bisphosphate aldolase codes for MIVQSVPELLKALEGVVQVDGNQVSVLDEAALPQKAELLAWNAVFGEGLVRDYTRWLLWELGLAVGILPASIHDLYMARGRGEVPTNFTVPAMNIRGMTFNTARAAFRAATRLNVGALIFEIARSEIGYTDQRPAEYLSVLIAAALAEGWRGPLFVQGDHFQVSAKGYKNDPEREVNAVKQLIEEAIQAGFYNIDIDTSTLVDLSKPTLDEQQRLNYELCASLTIFTRSLEPEGVTVSLGGEIGEVGGKNSTPEELDAFMEGYTRTLAAHNADMPGISKISVQTGTSHGGVVLPDGTLAQVKVDFDTLATLSRRAREKWGIGGAVQHGASTLPDEAFGKFPECETLEIHLATGFQNILYDLAPQDFVAEVYEFIKANFANEWKEGQTEEQFLYKTRKKAFGPLKRQWWELPADVQATMREALEKKFAFLFERLNVQNTTDLVAQVVKPVVQHRPAPTSAQTEADLEIASDLSD; via the coding sequence ATGATCGTCCAAAGTGTGCCCGAACTGCTCAAAGCGTTGGAAGGCGTCGTGCAGGTTGACGGCAACCAGGTGAGTGTGCTCGATGAAGCCGCTTTGCCGCAAAAAGCCGAATTGCTCGCCTGGAACGCCGTCTTTGGCGAAGGGCTTGTTCGCGATTATACCCGCTGGCTCCTTTGGGAACTGGGTTTGGCAGTCGGCATCTTGCCCGCTTCCATTCACGACCTCTACATGGCGCGTGGGCGCGGCGAAGTGCCCACCAACTTCACAGTACCCGCCATGAACATTCGCGGCATGACCTTCAACACCGCCCGCGCCGCTTTCCGCGCCGCCACACGTTTGAATGTCGGCGCGCTGATTTTTGAGATTGCCCGCAGTGAAATCGGCTACACCGACCAACGCCCCGCTGAATACCTTTCCGTGCTCATCGCCGCGGCATTGGCGGAAGGTTGGCGCGGTCCGCTCTTCGTGCAGGGCGACCACTTCCAGGTGAGCGCCAAAGGCTACAAAAACGACCCGGAACGTGAAGTCAATGCCGTCAAGCAACTGATTGAAGAAGCCATCCAGGCCGGTTTCTACAACATTGACATTGACACGTCCACACTGGTGGACCTGAGCAAACCTACTCTGGACGAGCAACAACGCCTCAACTACGAACTGTGCGCCTCGCTGACGATCTTCACCCGCTCGCTGGAACCGGAAGGCGTCACCGTTTCGCTGGGTGGCGAAATTGGCGAAGTCGGCGGCAAAAACTCGACCCCCGAAGAACTGGACGCCTTCATGGAAGGCTACACGCGCACACTCGCCGCCCACAACGCCGATATGCCCGGCATCAGCAAAATTAGCGTGCAAACCGGCACGAGCCACGGCGGCGTTGTCCTGCCCGACGGCACGCTGGCACAAGTCAAGGTGGACTTCGACACGCTGGCGACATTGAGCCGCCGCGCCCGCGAAAAATGGGGCATTGGCGGGGCTGTCCAGCACGGGGCTTCTACACTGCCGGACGAAGCCTTTGGCAAGTTCCCCGAATGTGAAACGCTGGAAATTCACCTGGCGACGGGCTTCCAGAACATCCTTTACGACCTCGCACCGCAAGACTTCGTCGCCGAGGTGTACGAATTCATCAAAGCCAACTTCGCCAACGAGTGGAAGGAAGGGCAAACCGAAGAGCAATTCCTCTACAAGACCCGCAAGAAGGCGTTTGGTCCGCTCAAGCGCCAGTGGTGGGAATTGCCCGCCGACGTGCAAGCCACCATGCGCGAGGCATTGGAGAAAAAGTTTGCCTTCCTGTTTGAACGCTTGAACGTGCAGAACACGACCGACCTGGTGGCGCAAGTCGTCAAACCGGTGGTGCAGCACCGCCCGGCGCCCACCAGCGCCCAAACCGAAGCCGACCTGGAAATTGCGTCGGACTTGTCCGACTGA
- a CDS encoding S8 family peptidase → MLYGRVWRGVLAGIVALLAFLIGQSEHQTPLVHAGTPGVIPNSFIVILNAREDAERVADEMQRVHALRVGHVYRHAVRGFAVTMSPERAEALKRDPRVKAVLSNQTFVLEGKPCRLNCGGGGSSTDSGPQTVPPGIARIGATVSSVVAGDGTGMVDVDVAVIDSGIDVDHPDLNVVGGYNCLGGPKRQFDDGYGHGTHVAGIIGARDNGFGVVGVAPGARLWAIKVFNDLGYGTSESLLCGVDWVAAHAGRIDVANMSMSGIGEEGTCTDAGLHEAICNAVAAGVTFVVAAGNFAADAGNYIPARYDEVITVSAIADYDGKPGGLGTSTDCTTPDDGWAAFSDYGADVDLTAPGVCVYSTYKDGGYAVMSGTSMAAPHVAGAAALYRATHPYASPADVQAALVASGTYDWTGDPDGMQEPLVNVSGY, encoded by the coding sequence ATGCTATACGGACGTGTTTGGCGCGGCGTGTTGGCGGGGATTGTGGCGCTGTTGGCGTTCTTGATTGGGCAGAGTGAACACCAGACGCCTCTTGTGCACGCGGGAACGCCCGGCGTGATTCCGAACTCGTTTATCGTCATTTTGAATGCGCGCGAGGATGCGGAGCGTGTGGCTGATGAGATGCAGCGGGTGCATGCGCTGCGTGTGGGGCATGTCTATCGCCATGCGGTACGTGGCTTTGCGGTGACGATGTCCCCCGAGCGCGCCGAAGCCTTGAAACGCGACCCACGGGTGAAGGCGGTGCTGTCCAATCAAACCTTTGTGTTGGAAGGGAAACCGTGCCGCTTGAACTGCGGCGGTGGTGGGAGCAGTACCGATTCTGGACCGCAGACAGTGCCACCAGGGATTGCCCGCATTGGCGCGACGGTGAGCAGTGTCGTGGCGGGGGACGGAACGGGCATGGTGGATGTGGATGTGGCGGTGATTGATAGCGGCATTGATGTTGATCATCCCGACTTGAACGTGGTTGGTGGGTATAACTGTTTGGGCGGGCCCAAGCGGCAGTTTGACGACGGCTACGGGCATGGGACGCATGTGGCGGGCATTATTGGGGCGCGCGATAACGGCTTTGGTGTTGTGGGTGTTGCGCCCGGTGCGCGTTTGTGGGCTATCAAGGTGTTCAATGATTTGGGTTATGGGACGAGCGAGAGTTTGCTGTGTGGTGTTGATTGGGTTGCGGCGCATGCCGGGCGGATAGACGTAGCCAATATGAGCATGAGCGGCATTGGTGAAGAGGGGACGTGTACGGACGCCGGACTGCATGAAGCCATTTGCAATGCGGTTGCCGCCGGGGTGACGTTTGTGGTGGCAGCCGGCAATTTTGCGGCGGATGCCGGCAATTACATTCCCGCTCGCTACGATGAAGTGATAACTGTTTCAGCCATCGCAGATTACGATGGGAAGCCGGGCGGATTGGGAACATCTACCGACTGCACAACCCCGGACGATGGATGGGCGGCGTTCAGCGATTATGGCGCTGATGTTGATTTGACGGCGCCGGGCGTGTGCGTCTATTCGACATACAAGGATGGTGGGTATGCAGTGATGAGCGGGACGTCCATGGCGGCGCCTCATGTCGCCGGCGCCGCGGCGCTTTACCGCGCCACACATCCGTATGCTTCGCCGGCTGATGTGCAGGCGGCTTTGGTTGCCAGCGGGACGTACGATTGGACAGGCGACCCGGACGGTATGCAAGAGCCGCTGGTCAATGTGTCCGGCTATTGA
- a CDS encoding MBL fold metallo-hydrolase — MRTERIAEDIYIFTSEIYAHVTATAILTEEGAILIDTLPLPEESREMAAFVRRRSPEGVRYVINTHFHADHVNGTYLYPEAHVIAHRRCREFLLTFGQEALNAAKAENPALEEVELVIPNIVFDHELALRLGNHLLYLLHLPGHTPDNIGVIIEGNRVLIAGDAVLPVPYFTWDPNVPRNAWGDWQTLYHTLQRIREMNLEAIVQGHGDVLLRGEIPYILQDQMQYLDCLHEKAQALLDVEDVRAAITDSIPEDCAFDTEERKSSISSIPLDGLVRYMHQANLMRMYTELKEQQATA; from the coding sequence ATGCGCACAGAACGAATTGCCGAGGACATTTACATCTTTACAAGTGAAATCTACGCCCACGTGACGGCAACTGCGATTCTGACGGAAGAAGGAGCGATTCTCATTGATACGTTGCCGCTCCCCGAAGAAAGCCGCGAAATGGCCGCTTTTGTGCGCCGGCGAAGTCCCGAGGGGGTGCGCTATGTCATCAACACACACTTCCACGCCGACCACGTCAACGGCACGTACCTCTATCCCGAAGCGCATGTGATTGCGCATCGCCGTTGCCGCGAGTTTCTGCTCACATTCGGGCAAGAGGCGCTCAACGCCGCCAAAGCCGAAAACCCTGCCCTCGAAGAGGTCGAACTGGTGATTCCCAACATTGTTTTCGACCACGAACTCGCCCTTCGCCTGGGCAATCACCTGCTCTACCTGCTCCACTTGCCCGGGCACACCCCCGACAACATCGGGGTTATCATCGAGGGCAATCGTGTGCTCATCGCCGGTGATGCGGTGTTGCCTGTCCCCTACTTCACGTGGGACCCCAACGTGCCGCGCAATGCCTGGGGGGATTGGCAGACGCTCTACCACACTTTGCAGCGCATTCGCGAAATGAACCTGGAAGCGATTGTCCAGGGGCATGGCGACGTGCTGTTGCGGGGCGAAATTCCCTACATCCTCCAAGACCAGATGCAATACCTGGATTGTCTCCATGAAAAAGCGCAGGCGCTTTTGGACGTTGAGGACGTGCGCGCCGCCATTACCGACAGCATTCCCGAAGATTGCGCATTTGATACGGAAGAACGCAAAAGCAGCATCAGCAGTATTCCGCTTGACGGGCTGGTGCGGTATATGCACCAGGCGAATCTGATGCGCATGTATACGGAGTTGAAAGAACAGCAGGCCACTGCCTAG